The segment AAGTTTTCTTTATTTGGCGCAATTTCTTTTTGATTTTTCTGATATATCTGAAGCGGCCAAAACATAACAATCCAGGAATAGAATATTGGAAATATCCCTCCTTGCTGAATCAGCACGGAACCCTCGAAAAAGGATCGGGCAAATAATGATATTAGCGCTCCCAAGCTGGCGTAATTTAATACTTTTTGTTGAAATGTAAGTTCCGATTTCAAATTGAGCCTAATATATTTTCCTAATGATATAAAAAGATATATCAATAAAGGCAGAGCTAATATTCCAAGTTCCAACACCTTGCTTAAATATAAGTTGTGAGCGCTAGGGATATCCTTAAATACGTATTTTGTAAATACCGTAGGCAATTTGTCCATTAAATAGGCTTGTTGATTTCCAATACTAACACCAAAAATAAAATTTTCTTTTATTGTATTAATAGCCGAAGCCCAAATATCCATCCTGCCCGAAGTCATTTCCGTATCTATTCTTAAAATAAATTTGAGCAATTCTTGAAAAGTCGGATATACTATTAAGGCGATAATTATAATTAACAGAAAAGCCAAAACCGGTTTCCTAAGGCTTTTAAAAACCATAGACATAGAAAAAAGCGATAACATTACGCCAAGATATGCGGCCCTGGAATTGGACATAAGCAAACCCAACATTGATAGTATAAGTAAAACAAGTAATATTTTATTAAGCTTCGCCGGATATTTCATGACAACAAACACAAAAAGCACTGGTATCATGTAATTAAAATAATTACCCATTGTATTGGGATTGCCAAAAAAAGCGCAGTATCTAATAAATATTAATTGAAGAATTCCAATAAAACTCATGTTATTTATAATTGTAAACAGTATCATAATAACCGCGACAACTAAAGGAAACAGCACAAAAATAAATATTCTAATCGGGGATTTATTGTAGCTCCAATCATAGAACATAAAAATAAGCATCGTATAAAACACCAAGAGAACATTAGCTTTAATATTAACGCTACTAATATTAGCAATATCAGAAAGTATAACCAGCATCCAAAAAGCCGCAAAAAAGTAAATAATTTCCTTAGGAGGCAGATGGAATTTTCGGTTTGATAACAACAATGATAATAAAGATATAAAATATAACAAGGCTATAAGAAACCAGAAATATAGCGTAATATTCTCCGGCAGATACCCACATACGAAAGGCCATATTGCCAGCATTAAATAAACTATTATATCTATTTTTACTGCGGCAATTGCTATTATAATTATGCCTCCCATTATAATAAAGCTTGTATAATGATTATATGAAGAGATAAGGGATACTATTATTGACAACAGAACCGGTAAGATTATTAAACCCAAATAGGATTTATTTTTTATAAGGTAATCCATTATTACACTACTGCGCTAAAATTTTCTCATTAAAACCTATGGCATAACGATTCGCCGCTATTGCAAACATTTTTCATATTTTCAGCTTTCTATATAATATATCGAGGAATCTTTGTCATGATAAATATATCGCGAATTATTAAACATCAATTATTATTTCATATCGACGCAAAAACTACCATACAAAAGGGTAGTTGACAATATTCAATCAATAGATTATACATAATTTAAGATTATTGTGCCATTATGAGGAAAACAAAATGCCTATCGAACAAGATAAGAAAATAGAGACTCACAAAACGGTTCTTTCG is part of the Candidatus Zixiibacteriota bacterium genome and harbors:
- a CDS encoding O-antigen ligase family protein; this encodes MLAIWPFVCGYLPENITLYFWFLIALLYFISLLSLLLSNRKFHLPPKEIIYFFAAFWMLVILSDIANISSVNIKANVLLVFYTMLIFMFYDWSYNKSPIRIFIFVLFPLVVAVIMILFTIINNMSFIGILQLIFIRYCAFFGNPNTMGNYFNYMIPVLFVFVVMKYPAKLNKILLVLLILSMLGLLMSNSRAAYLGVMLSLFSMSMVFKSLRKPVLAFLLIIIIALIVYPTFQELLKFILRIDTEMTSGRMDIWASAINTIKENFIFGVSIGNQQAYLMDKLPTVFTKYVFKDIPSAHNLYLSKVLELGILALPLLIYLFISLGKYIRLNLKSELTFQQKVLNYASLGALISLFARSFFEGSVLIQQGGIFPIFYSWIVMFWPLQIYQKNQKEIAPNKENL